Proteins from a single region of Punica granatum isolate Tunisia-2019 chromosome 8, ASM765513v2, whole genome shotgun sequence:
- the LOC116215823 gene encoding transcription factor HY5, which translates to MQEQATSSIAASSLPSSSERSSSSALQLEVKEGLESDEEIRRVPEMGREPAGASGAGREATGSAVAGPDRTQPAGQSQKKRGRSPADKENKRLKRLLRNRVSAQQARERKKAYLNDLEVRVKDLEKKNSELEERLSTLQNENQMLRHILKNTTVGRRGATSGPNADGSL; encoded by the exons ATGCAAGAGCAGGCGACGAGTTCGATTGCGGCGAGCTCTCTGCCGTCGAGCAGCGAGAGGTCGTCGAGCTCAGCTCTCCAGCTCGAAGTCAAAGAAG GACTGGAGAGTGATGAAGAGATCAGAAGAGTGCCGGAGATGGGACGTGAACCGGCGGGAGCTTCGGGGGCTGGTCGAGAGGCTACTGGTTCAGCGGTTGCAGGTCCCGACCGGACTCAGCCTGCTGGTCAGAGCCAGAAGAAGAGAGGGAGGAGCCCTGCTGATAAAGAGAACAAGAGGTTAAAGAG GTTGTTGAGGAACAGAGTTTCAGCGCAGCAAGCGAGGGAGCGGAAGAAGGCCTACCTGAACGACTTGGAGGTGAGGGTGAAGgacttggagaagaagaattcCGAGCTCGAAGAGAGACTTTCTACTTTGCAAAACGAGAACCAAATGCTCAGACAT ATACTGAAGAATACTACAGTGGGCAGAAGAGGAGCGACTAGTGGTCCTAATGCCGACGGGTCTTTGTAA
- the LOC116187075 gene encoding cellulose synthase A catalytic subunit 1 [UDP-forming], producing MEANAGMVAGSYKRNELVRIRHDSDSAPKPSKSLNGQTCQICGDTVGFTVNGDCFVACNECAFPVCRPCYEYERKDGNQCCPQCKTRYKRHKGSPRVAGDDDENDVDDIENEFNYNQGDAPRRRQWQGDESDVSSSRRESQHPVPLLTHGHSVSGEIPCATPDNQSVRTTSGPLDPRQPVPVRIVDPSKDLNTYGLGSVDWKERVEGWKLKQDKNVLPISSRYSEGKGGDIEGTGSNGEELQMADDARQPLSRIVPIPSSHLTPYRVVIILRLIILGFFLQYRATHPVKDAYPLWLTSVICEIWFALSWLLDQFPKWSPINRETFLDRLALRYDREGEPSQLAPVDVFVSTVDPLKEPPLITANTVLSILAVDYPVDKVSCYVSDDGSAMLTFEALSETAEFARKWVPFCKKHNIEPRAPEFYFAQKIDYLKDKIQPSFVKERRAMKREYEEFKVRINALVAKAQKMPEEGWTMQDGTSWPGNNPRDHPGMIQVFLGHSGGLDTDGNELPRLVYVSREKRPGFQHHKKAGAMNALIRVSAVLTNGAYLLNVDCDHYFNNSKALKEAMCFMMDPILGKKTCYVQFPQRFDGIDLHDRYANRNIVFFDINLKGLDGIQGPVYVGTGCCFNRQALYGYDPVLTEEDLEPNIIVKSCCGSRKKGKSSNKKYIDKKRALKRTESTIPIFNMEDVDDGVEGYDDERSLLMSQKTLEKRFGQSPVFIAATFMEQGGIPPSTNPATLLKEAIHVISCGYEDKTEWGKEIGWIYGSVTEDILTGFKMHARGWISIYCMPPRPAFKGSAPINLSDRLNQVLRWALGSIEILLSRHCPIWYGYNGRLKLLERIAYINTIVYPLTSIPLIAYCTLPAFCLLTGKFIIPEISNFASMWFILLFVSIFATGILELRWSGISIEDWWRNEQFWVIGGTSAHLFAVFQGLLKVLGGIDTNFTVTSKAADEDGDFAELYVFKWTSLLIPPTTVLIVNLVGIVAGVSFAINSGYQSWGPLFGKLFFAIWVIAHLYPFLKGLLGRQNRTPTIVIVWSILLASIFSLLWVRIDPFTSDPTKTAANSQCGINC from the exons ATGGAGGCGAACGCTGGCATGGTCGCCGGCTCCTACAAGAGGAACGAGCTCGTCCGGATTCGCCACGATTCCGACAGTGCG CCCAAGCCATCGAAGAGCTTGAATGGTCAAACATGTCAGATCTGCGGGGATACTGTTGGATTTACTGTTAATGGTGATTGCTTCGTAGCTTGCAATGAATGTGCATTCCCAGTCTGTCGCCCCTGTTATGAGTACGAGAGAAAAGATGGTAATCAGTGTTGTCCGCAGTGCAAGACTCGGTACAAAAGGCACAAAG GGAGTCCTCGAGTGGcaggtgatgatgatgagaatGATGTTGATGACATTGAGAATGAGTTCAATTATAACCAAGGAGATGCCCCTAGAAGGCGCCAGTGGCAGGGAGATGAATCAGATGTTTCTTCTTCTCGACGCGAGTCTCAACACCCAGTCCCTCTCTTGACTCACGGACACTCG GTGTCTGGAGAAATCCCCTGTGCTACACCTGATAATCAATCTGTACGGACTACATCAGGACCTTTGGATCCCAGACAACCAG TTCCTGTGCGCATTGTGGACCCGTCGAAGGACTTGAACACTTATGGCCTTGGAAGTGTTGACTGGAAAGAAAGAGTTGAAGGTTGGAAACTTAAGCAGGATAAAAATGTGCTTCCGATATCTAGTCGATATTCTGAAGGGAAGGGAGGTGACATAGAAGGCACTGGTTCTAATGGTGAAGAGCTCCAAAT GGCTGATGATGCTCGTCAACCTCTGAGTCGAATAGTACCTATACCGTCGTCTCATCTGACACCTTATCGAGTTGTCATTATTCTTCGGTTGATTATTTTGGGCTTCTTCTTACAGTATCGTGCCACTCACCCAGTGAAAGATGCTTACCCTTTATGGTTGACATCAGTTATTTGTGAGATTTGGTTTGCATTATCATGGCTTTTGGATCAATTCCCAAAATGGTCACCAATCAACCGTGAGACATTCCTTGATAGACTGGCATTGAG ATATGATCGGGAAGGGGAACCGTCACAGCTGGCTCCTGTCGATGTCTTTGTTAGTACGGTGGATCCTCTCAAAGAACCTCCTCTTATAACAGCAAACACTGTCTTGTCCATTCTTGCAGTGGATTACCCTGTCGACAAAGTCTCCTGTTATGTTTCTGATGATGGTTCAGCAATGTTGACTTTTGAAGCCCTCTCCGAAACTGCTGAGTTTGCCAGGAAGTGGGTACCCTTCTGCAAGAAGCACAATATTGAGCCTAGGGCACCGGAATTTTACTTTGCCCAAAAGATAGATTACTTAAAGGACAAGATACAGCCTTCTTTTGTCAAAGAACGCAGAGCAATGAAG AGAGAATATGAAGAATTCAAAGTGCGAATCAACGCTCTTGTTGCTAAGGCACAGAAGATGCCAGAAGAAGGGTGGACAATGCAGGATGGTACATCTTGGCCTGGAAATAATCCTAGGGACCATCCAGGAATGATCCAG GTCTTTTTGGGTCATAGCGGGGGACTTGATACTGATGGAAACGAGCTACCTCGGCTTGTTTATGTTTCTCGTGAAAAGCGACCTGGTTTTCAACATCACAAGAAAGCTGGAGCTATGAACGCTTTG ATCCGTGTTTCTGCTGTACTCACAAATGGAGCCTATCTTCTGAATGTCGACTGTGATCACTACTTCAACAACAGTAAAGCTCTTAAAGAAGCCATGTGTTTCATGATGGATCCCATTCTTGGAAAGAAGACATGCTACGTTCAGTTCCCTCAGCGTTTTGATGGCATTGACTTGCATGATCGATATGCCAACCGCaacattgtcttctttgat ATTAACTTGAAGGGGCTTGATGGAATCCAAGGTCCTGTTTATGTGGGAACTGGATGTTGCTTCAACAGACAAGCTCTTTATGGATATGACCCAGTATTGACGGAGGAGGATCTGGAACCAAATATTATTGTGAAGAGTTGTTGTGGTTCAAGAAAGAAAGGGAAGAGCAGCAACAAGAAGTACATAGATAAGAAGAGGGCATTAAAAAGAACTGAATCCACCATTCCCATTTTCAATATGGAGGATGTTGATGATGGAGTAGAAG GATATGATGATGAGAGGTCACTACTCATGTCTCAGAAGACTCTGGAGAAGAGATTCGGTCAGTCTCCTGTCTTTATTGCTGCTACCTTCATGGAACAGGGTGGCATTCCACCTTCTACCAACCCCGCAACTCTCTTAAAAGAAGCAATACACGTTATTAGCTGTGGCTATGAGGACAAGACTGAATGGGGCAAAGAG ATTGGGTGGATATACGGTTCAGTTACAGAAGATATTTTGACTGGGTTCAAGATGCATGCTCGAGGTTGGATCTCGATCTATTGCATGCCTCCTCGCCCAGCCTTTAAGGGTTCTGCTCCCATCAATCTATCTGACCGTTTGAACCAGGTTCTTCGGTGGGCTCTTGGTTCAATCGAGATTTTGCTAAGCAGACATTGCCCCATTTGGTATGGATACAATGGAAGATTAAAGCTATTGGAGAGAATAGCGTACATCAACACCATTGTCTACCCTCTGACCTCAATCCCATTGATAGCGTATTGTACGCTTCCAGCATTTTGTCTTCTCACCGGAAAGTTCATCATCCCCGAG ATAAGCAACTTTGCGAGCATGTGGTTCATCCTTTTGTTCGTCTCCATCTTCGCTACGGGGATCCTCGAGCTCCGCTGGAGTGGTATCAGCATTGAGGACTGGTGGAGGAATGAGCAGTTCTGGGTCATTGGAGGCACCTCTGCTCACCTCTTTGCGGTCTTCCAGGGGCTCCTTAAGGTCCTTGGTGGGATCGACACCAACTTCACTGTCACCTCAAAGGCCGCAGACGAAGATGGGGATTTTGCGGAGCTCTATGTTTTCAAGTGGACTTCCCTCCTCATCCCGCCCACCACTGTCCTCATAGTGAACCTAGTTGGGATTGTGGCAGGAGTTTCTTTTGCAATCAACAGTGGCTACCAGTCCTGGGGCCCGCTCTTCGGGAAGCTCTTCTTTGCGATATGGGTCATTGCCCACCTGTATCCATTCCTCAAGGGTCTGTTGGGCAGGCAGAACCGTACTCCCACAATCGTGATCGTGTGGTCCATACTCCTGGCCTCTATATTCTCCCTCCTCTGGGTGAGGATCGACCCGTTCACATCCGACCCCACCAAGACTGCTGCAAACAGTCAGTGTGGCATCAATTGCTAA
- the LOC116187076 gene encoding uncharacterized protein LOC116187076: protein MLQTVGRRRNNYRMAIESNMAEPDDLSHELMVHSESESTILMEKENPVVPLLAMVTSLREEMNKLSPLTPNHCIYGVPKHLRVKNPAAYTPQVVSIGPIHHKGEGLEAMEGYKQRYLQLFLERVNLSLEEYAVFVKDREARLRESYADTINLSSNEFVKVMMIDSAFVYEMLVRICSRGEESCRIFNRPFLITTVIYDLMLLENQIPLFILKDLFNLDKRAESARPPTTSFRGDDVKDLEARMLSDLEEHASNREAQGKPDMASSNSNDESNVEQQRTSNISVNSGHQDKPGYSANTFEIQSQSFKPNLNLFQPAPIPPESGSDLFMEYIWKFLNVTPHIRNNWVNRNKVCSSEVVHLLDCLLRLLLLPHPLMDTQPSEDRTKCGVSVPCLLSSPRSCQDLFPPGKVGRHLVLACPLRICCESVPPDEVDNILKSAVLVPSITKLRRCGVRVTMNTKSTSLLDIKFDCQRGTLEFPSFFMDDMTETVFRNLLAFEQCHYLGNHLLTNYFILLDQLINEPSDVDLLVQSRVLVNAIGNSAQVSSIINNMAQGLRTSPPSYFTKLCLELTEYCEVPWHKWKAALGRDYFSTPWASISVIAAIVLLVLTGIQAVFAIISN from the exons ATGTTACAAACagttggaagaagaagaaacaattATCGAATGGCAATTGAAAGCAATATGGCCGAACCCGATGATCTGAGCCATGAGCTGATGGTTCACAGTGAGAGTGAGTCGACAATTCtaatggaaaaggaaaacccAGTAGTTCCATTGCTGGCAATGGTCACTTCACTGAGAGAAGAAATGAATAAGTTGTCTCCTCTAACCCCCAATCACTGCATCTACGGAGTTCCCAAGCATCTCCGCGTTAAGAATCCGGCCGCATACACTCCTCAG GTTGTTTCGATCGGGCCAATCCACCATAAAGGAGAAGGCTTGGAAGCCATGGAAGGGTATAAACAGAGGTACTTGCAGCTTTTCCTGGAGAGGGTCAACCTTAGCTTGGAAGAGTACGCAGTTTTTGTGAAGGATAGAGAGGCAAGACTGCGTGAGAGCTATGCAGACACGATCAATCTCTCGAGCAATGAGTTTGTGAAGGTCATGATGATTGACTCTGCTTTTGTGTACGAGATGTTGGTGAGGATTTGCAGTCGGGGAGAAGAGAGCTGCAGGATCTTTAACAGGCCATTCTTGATCACGACTGTGATATATGATCTAATGTTGCTCGAGAACCAAATCCcgctattcatcctcaaggaTCTCTTCAACTTAGATAAAAGAGCTGAATCCGCTCGACCACCGACCACTTCATTTAGAGGTGATGATGTGAAGGACTTGGAGGCCAGGATGCTTTCTGACTTGGAAGAACATGCCTCCAACAGGGAAGCACAAGGAAAACCAGACATGGCGTCATCAAACTCAAATGATGAATCAAATGTGGAACAGCAAAGAACAAGCAATATCTCGGTGAATTCCGGCCATCAGGACAAACCTGGGTATTCTGCCAACACGTTTGAGATACAAAGCCAATCATTCAAGCCAAATTTGAACCTCTTTCAACCAG CTCCTATTCCCCCTGAATCGGGGTCGGATTTGTTCATGGAATATATCTGGAAATTTCTAAACGTCACGCCGcatatccgaaacaattgggTCAACAGAAACAAGGTTTGTTCCTCCGAAGTAGTTCATCTCCTCGATTGTCTCCTGAGATTGCTGCTATTGCCTCACCCATTAATGGATACCCAACCATCGGAGGACAGAACCAAGTGTGGCGTGTCTGTGCCATGTCTCCTCAGCAGTCCAAGAAGCTGTCAAGACCTATTCCCTCCTGGAAAGGTAGGCCGGCATCTTGTCCTCGCTTGTCCCCTGAGAATATGTTGTGAATCGGTTCCGCCAGATGAGGTCGATAATATCCTGAAGTCGGCTGTCCTTGTACCCTCCATCACAAAGCTCCGCCGATGTGGAGTCAGAGTCACCATGAACACCAAGAGCACCAGTCTCCTTGACATTAAGTTCGACTGCCAGCGGGGGACCCTCGAGTTCCCGTCATTCTTCATGGATGACATGACCGAAACCGTATTTAGGAATCTGCTGGCATTCGAGCAGTGCCACTACTTGGGTAACCATCTGTTGACCAACTACTTCATTCTCCTGGACCAGCttatcaacgagccaagcgaTGTGGATCTTCTAGTTCAAAGCCGGGTCCTCGTGAATGCAATAGGGAATAGCGCACAAGTATCCAGTATCATCAACAATATGGCCCAAGGTCTACGTACAAGCCCTCCTTCCTACTTTACGAAACTATGCTTGGAGCTTACTGAGTACTGCGAGGTGCCGTGGCACAAGTGGAAAGCAGCATTGGGGAGAGACTACTTCAGCACTCCATGGGCGAGCATTTCCGTAATTGCAGCCATCGTCCTCCTTGTGCTCACCGGTATACAAGCAGTGTTTGCTATTATCTCTAATTAA
- the LOC116188683 gene encoding UPF0481 protein At3g47200-like gives MHHGRKDLEAMEEYKQRFFAGFLQRAQLSLEEYVVFVKEREEKLRSYYEDTIQLKSDELVEIVMVDAAFIVLLLVIIAEGKMPECCRIFNRPYYISNIINDMFLLENQLPLFIIEDLFAKIEIRINSSSKKEADEGEKGQEDEEETKEGGGGEGKGRGDSFFMEFVKNRKIDHFLDCLWVCHLSSKKDSSVKKELQIPSRIPTATPLHQAGVKFAESSSTNLLDIEFKDGVLSIPHMFMGDYTETIYRNLLAFEQCHYCDDSWFTAYFCFMDQLINTPGDIDLLVECGIIENTLGDSLQAAKIFNSLA, from the exons ATGCACCACGGAAGGAAGGACCTAGAAGCCATGGAAGAATACAAGCAGAGGTTCTTTGCAGGTTTCCTTCAAAGGGCGCAG CTCAGTTTGGAGGAGTATGTTGTGTTCGTCAaggaaagagaagagaaacTGCGGAGTTACTACGAGGACACTATCCAGCTCAAGAGCGATGAGCTCGTGGAGATTGTAATGGTCGATGCAGCATTTATAGTCCTGCTCTTGGTGATCATCGCAGAAGGAAAGATGCCAGAATGTTGCAGGATCTTTAATAGGCCCTACTATATATCAAACATTATCAATGATATGTTCTTACTCGAAAACCAGCTCCCGTTGTTCATTATCGAAGATCTTTTTGCTAAAATCGAAATCAGAATCAACTCTTCATCAAAGAAAGAAGCAGATGAAGGGGAAAAGGGACAAGAAGACGAGGAAGAAACgaaagaaggaggaggaggagaaggaaaaggaagaggagaTTCTTTTTTCATGGAATTC GTTAAAAACCGCAAGATAGATCATTTTCTGGACTGCCTCTGGGTTTGTCACCTATCATCCAAGAAGGATTCATCAGTAAAGAAGGAACTACAAATTCCATCACGCATCCCCACTGCCACTCCACTGCATCAAGCTGGAGTAAAATTTGCAGAAAGCTCGAGTACCAATCTCCTCGATATTGAGTTCAAAGACGGGGTGCTATCGATCCCCCACATGTTCATGGGTGACTACACCGAAACTATCTACAGAAACCTGCTGGCTTTTGAGCAGTGCCATTACTGTGATGACTCTTGGTTTACAGCTTATTTCTGTTTCATGGATCAGCTCATCAACACCCCCGGGGACATAGACCTGCTGGTCGAGTGCGGGATTATTGAGAATACCCTCGGTGACAGTCTGCAGGCAGCAAAAATTTTTAACAGCCTGGCATAG